From the Blattabacterium cuenoti genome, one window contains:
- a CDS encoding anthranilate synthase component I family protein — MFKFNFKTTQKKILDDSITTIELYLKLRDVYPNTLLLEFYNSKSLKENFSIFCINPISELVLYKKILKIYYPNNVYKHISIKKKLDTIKFIEDFLVKFKDENNSICYSGLYGYISYDSIPYFENIKFNVKIENVYNIPKIRLGFYKNIIIFYHFCNKLNIIEHQFYNTEKITYVNQLIKIIKKKNFSLYQFKTVGDYSSNVSDIEYKEMVAKGIKYCLRGDVFQIVLSRQFKQEFEGDEFNVYRALRIINPSPYLFYFDYGNYKLFGSSPESQIIIHNNVAYISPIAGTIKNTINKRNNCNEYKKLSINLLNDPKENSEHIMLIDLARNDLSKNSYNIKIEQFKEIQVFSHVLHIVSKVSGKLEDKISILKVFSDTFPAGTLSGAPKYKAMELIDKIENQNRGVYGGAIGFFGLNNSNINMAIIIRSFLSKNNTLFFQAGAGIVYSSKEKNELEEVNNKLLALFKAIKLAKNI, encoded by the coding sequence ATGTTTAAATTTAATTTTAAAACTACTCAGAAAAAAATTTTAGATGATAGTATTACAACTATAGAATTATATTTAAAACTTAGAGATGTATATCCAAATACATTATTATTAGAATTTTACAATTCTAAATCTTTAAAAGAAAATTTTTCTATTTTTTGCATTAATCCAATTTCTGAATTAGTTTTATACAAAAAAATTTTAAAAATATATTATCCAAATAATGTATATAAACACATTAGTATAAAAAAAAAACTAGATACTATAAAATTTATAGAAGATTTCTTAGTAAAGTTTAAAGATGAAAATAATTCTATATGTTATTCTGGTTTATATGGATATATATCCTATGACAGTATTCCCTATTTTGAAAATATAAAATTTAATGTAAAAATTGAAAATGTATATAATATTCCAAAAATACGATTAGGATTTTATAAAAACATAATAATATTTTATCATTTTTGTAATAAATTAAACATTATAGAACATCAATTTTACAATACTGAAAAAATAACCTATGTTAATCAATTAATAAAAATAATAAAAAAGAAAAATTTTTCGTTATATCAATTTAAGACTGTAGGTGATTATTCTTCTAACGTTTCAGATATTGAATATAAAGAAATGGTGGCTAAAGGAATAAAATATTGTTTAAGAGGAGATGTATTTCAAATAGTGTTATCAAGACAATTTAAACAAGAATTTGAAGGGGACGAATTTAATGTATACAGGGCTTTACGAATAATAAATCCATCACCGTATTTATTTTATTTTGATTATGGAAATTATAAACTATTTGGATCTTCACCTGAATCGCAAATTATCATTCATAATAATGTAGCTTATATAAGTCCAATAGCTGGGACAATAAAAAATACAATAAATAAAAGAAATAATTGTAATGAATATAAAAAATTGTCTATAAATCTTTTGAATGATCCTAAAGAAAATTCTGAACATATTATGTTAATTGATTTAGCAAGAAATGATTTAAGCAAAAATTCATATAACATAAAAATAGAACAGTTTAAAGAAATACAAGTTTTTTCTCATGTGTTACATATTGTATCTAAAGTATCTGGAAAACTAGAAGATAAAATTTCTATTTTGAAAGTATTTTCAGATACTTTTCCTGCTGGAACACTATCAGGAGCACCTAAATATAAAGCTATGGAATTAATAGATAAAATAGAAAATCAAAATAGAGGAGTTTATGGTGGAGCTATTGGATTTTTTGGATTAAACAATTCTAATATTAACATGGCAATAATTATACGTTCTTTTTTGAGTAAAAACAACACTCTTTTTTTTCAAGCTGGAGCTGGTATTGTTTATAGTTCTAAAGAAAAAAATGAATTAGAAGAAGTAAATAACAAACTACTAGCATTATTTAAGGCAATAAAATTAGCTAAAAATATATAA
- a CDS encoding glycine cleavage system protein H codes for MNKKDLKYSKNHEWVGIINYDNSYIDNNNKNKYHAFIGITYFAQKELGDIVYLDIDNSILKKEIKEKEVFGTIEAVKTVSDLFMPVSGIILEINDKLISNPELINKNSYEEWMIKIIILDISTYDKLMSFKEYEKYISI; via the coding sequence ATGAATAAAAAGGATTTAAAATACAGTAAAAATCATGAATGGGTAGGAATAATTAATTATGATAATTCATATATAGACAATAATAATAAAAATAAATATCATGCATTTATAGGTATTACATATTTCGCCCAGAAGGAATTAGGAGATATTGTTTATTTAGATATTGATAATTCTATTTTGAAAAAGGAGATAAAAGAAAAAGAAGTTTTTGGAACTATAGAGGCAGTAAAAACTGTTTCAGATTTATTTATGCCTGTTTCAGGAATAATTTTAGAAATTAACGATAAATTAATATCTAATCCAGAATTGATAAATAAAAATTCTTATGAAGAATGGATGATAAAAATAATAATATTAGATATAAGTACATATGATAAACTTATGTCATTTAAAGAATATGAAAAATATATAAGTATATAA
- a CDS encoding heavy metal translocating P-type ATPase — translation MNKNDLYKFLDNEKVSNKIIDFHYKYITKVHFLIPSIRCYSCIYILENLSIKNNNIFESVVDFTNKKIWITFNNTKLKLSEIAKLLDYIGYPPSVNFEIINENKNKKLSFDKKLIGKLAISFFCFGNIMLLSIPEYIGSCEDIWYFNHRNFFRYLMLLISLPIVFLLFLDHIKYVILGLKKSVINIDIPIFIGITVLFLWSVYEIFSDLGPGYLDSISSYSLFLSISKLFKDHTSDVIFYRKYKSFYPILITKIKNGKEKKVLLSSLKEKDIILIKNQEIIPADSILIKGKAILDNSFITGESYLVNKKIGDKIYAGSKQKGEIIYLKVLKNVDHSYLSVLWNNNKKKNKNKDFYLNSISTNLSKYFTPTVLLISLLTGMYWYLINNNVKETFHTMFSVLIITCPCALVLSCPLILGNFMILFSKKGFYIKDIFTMEKISKIKTLVFDKTGTLTDPKKSYIKFVGSLKYNEKKMIASLLRHSNHPLSKKILSKLSINNFYSIKHFKEIVGKGLTCKINGVSVKIGSSKYLNVNIKNDNKKTKVAVTINNKLLGYFFFRNFYRNGIEKIFYKLRNYKIVILSGDNNNLEKKYLKSILPNSGKILFHQSPENKMYYIKKLQNNGEKVMMFGDGINDCAALNQSEIGVAVADNITSFFPSCDAFIKSSDLYKICLFLKISKISVKLIVINFMISLLYNVFGIIFAVTGTLKPIVASILMPLSSLSVIIFSIISTSLVTKKLIF, via the coding sequence ATGAATAAAAATGACTTGTATAAATTTCTTGATAATGAAAAAGTTTCAAATAAAATAATTGATTTTCATTATAAATATATTACAAAAGTTCATTTTTTAATTCCATCTATTAGATGTTATTCCTGCATTTATATATTGGAAAATTTATCTATAAAAAATAATAATATTTTTGAATCTGTTGTAGATTTTACAAATAAAAAAATTTGGATAACATTTAATAATACCAAATTAAAATTAAGTGAAATAGCAAAATTACTAGATTATATTGGATATCCTCCCTCTGTTAATTTTGAAATAATAAATGAAAATAAAAACAAAAAATTATCTTTTGATAAAAAATTGATAGGAAAACTTGCGATATCATTTTTTTGTTTTGGGAATATAATGCTTTTATCTATTCCAGAATATATTGGATCTTGTGAAGATATTTGGTATTTTAATCATCGTAATTTTTTTAGATATTTAATGTTATTAATTTCATTGCCAATAGTATTTTTACTTTTTTTAGATCATATAAAATATGTAATATTAGGATTAAAAAAATCAGTTATTAATATAGATATTCCAATTTTTATTGGAATAACAGTTTTATTTTTATGGAGTGTTTATGAAATATTTTCTGATTTAGGTCCTGGATATTTAGATAGTATTTCTAGTTATTCTTTATTTTTATCAATTAGTAAATTATTTAAAGATCATACTAGTGATGTTATTTTTTATAGAAAATATAAATCTTTTTATCCTATTTTAATAACAAAAATTAAAAATGGAAAAGAGAAAAAAGTACTACTTTCATCTTTAAAAGAAAAAGATATTATATTAATTAAAAACCAAGAAATTATTCCTGCTGATTCTATTTTAATAAAAGGTAAGGCTATATTAGATAATAGTTTTATTACAGGAGAATCTTATTTAGTTAATAAAAAAATAGGAGATAAAATTTATGCAGGATCTAAACAAAAAGGAGAAATAATTTATTTAAAAGTTTTGAAAAACGTAGATCATAGTTATTTGAGTGTTCTATGGAATAATAACAAAAAAAAAAATAAAAACAAAGACTTTTATTTAAATTCGATATCTACTAATTTAAGTAAATATTTTACTCCTACTGTATTATTAATTTCACTACTAACAGGAATGTATTGGTATTTAATAAATAATAATGTAAAGGAAACATTTCATACAATGTTTTCAGTATTAATTATTACTTGTCCTTGTGCTCTAGTACTTTCGTGTCCATTAATATTAGGAAATTTTATGATTTTGTTTTCTAAAAAAGGATTTTATATTAAAGATATTTTTACTATGGAAAAAATTTCAAAAATAAAAACTTTAGTTTTTGATAAAACTGGAACATTAACAGATCCTAAAAAGTCTTATATAAAATTTGTAGGATCATTAAAGTACAATGAAAAAAAAATGATTGCTTCTTTACTTCGACATTCTAATCATCCACTAAGCAAAAAAATATTATCCAAGTTATCAATTAATAATTTTTATTCTATAAAACATTTTAAAGAAATAGTAGGAAAAGGTTTAACATGTAAAATAAATGGAGTTTCAGTAAAAATTGGATCATCAAAATACTTAAATGTTAATATTAAAAATGATAATAAAAAAACTAAAGTAGCTGTTACTATTAACAATAAATTATTAGGATATTTTTTCTTTAGAAATTTTTATAGAAATGGAATAGAAAAAATATTTTATAAATTAAGAAACTATAAAATAGTTATTTTATCTGGAGATAACAATAATTTGGAAAAAAAATACTTAAAGTCTATCTTACCAAATTCTGGTAAAATATTGTTTCATCAAAGTCCAGAAAATAAAATGTATTATATAAAAAAATTACAAAATAATGGAGAAAAAGTAATGATGTTTGGAGATGGAATTAATGATTGTGCTGCACTAAATCAAAGTGAAATTGGTGTAGCTGTTGCAGATAATATAACAAGTTTTTTCCCTAGTTGTGATGCTTTTATTAAATCTTCAGATTTATATAAAATTTGCTTATTTTTGAAAATATCAAAAATATCTGTGAAATTAATTGTTATTAATTTTATGATTAGTTTATTATATAATGTATTTGGAATTATATTTGCTGTTACAGGAACATTAAAGCCTATAGTTGCTTCTATATTAATGCCATTAAGTTCTCTTTCAGTTATTATATTTTCTATTATTTCTACTAGTTTAGTAACAAAAAAATTAATTTTTTAA
- the ccoS gene encoding cbb3-type cytochrome oxidase assembly protein CcoS produces the protein MDVIIIMILSSISLGALFLILFLFCLYSGGFEDYESTKIRILMDN, from the coding sequence ATGGATGTAATAATTATTATGATATTATCTAGTATCTCTTTGGGAGCGTTATTTCTTATATTATTTTTATTTTGTCTTTATTCTGGAGGGTTTGAAGATTATGAATCTACTAAGATAAGGATTCTAATGGATAATTAA
- the ccoN gene encoding cytochrome-c oxidase, cbb3-type subunit I yields the protein MGKKIYCYNNKIVKAFLYATLFWALIGFFAGLLIAFLLFCPKLPEFIFGEKLKYTQGIFGFGRWRMLHTNTAIFAFVGNIIFTGYYYALQRLLRTRIFSDLLSWIHFWGWQIFIVSTWITFLLGINTSKEYAEHEWPIDIVLFLIWIVYGINMIGSILKRRIKHLYVSIWFLLGTWVAVAMLHVFNNLELPISLLSFKSYSIYAGVQDALMQWWYGHNAVAFILTTPILGLMYYFVPKASNQPIFSYKLSIIHFWSLIFIYIWAGPHHLMYTSLPNWAQMLGTIFSIMLIAPSWGGMLNGLLTLRGAFEKMKKDPVLKFFLVGITCYGMATFEGPMLATKTLNSIGHFTDWVIGHVHLGTLGWNGFMAFGIIYWIVQKMWNTKLYSVSLANFHFWLGLIGIILYIFPMYIGAVLQSMMWKKFNPDGTLYYKNFLDSVLAIIPFYKIRFIGGFTYFIGFLLMIYNIFKTIKSGYFINNEKFQYNLFDKEKNNSENINSWHSWLEKKPIQFTIFSFIAVAIGGFIEIVPTIIIKSNVPTIHSVKPYSALELEGRDLFVREGCNGCHSAQVRPFRDEVVRYGEYSKAGEFVYDHPFLWGSKRTGPDLAREGGKNPSSWHYNHMLNPRSTSPGSIMPRYPWIIYNKLNRYNTEKKIKAMIKLGVPYTMEYIKNINKNMDEQAKKIVLEIYEEYPNLKEEIKKQKITEKEKFIPLEKREIIALISYLQRLGKDIKSFNKN from the coding sequence ATGGGAAAAAAGATATATTGTTACAATAATAAAATAGTAAAAGCTTTTTTATATGCTACTCTATTTTGGGCACTTATTGGGTTTTTTGCTGGATTACTAATTGCATTTTTATTATTCTGTCCTAAATTACCAGAATTTATTTTTGGTGAAAAACTAAAATATACTCAAGGAATTTTTGGATTTGGAAGATGGAGAATGTTACATACAAATACCGCTATTTTTGCTTTTGTAGGAAATATCATATTTACTGGTTATTATTATGCTTTACAACGTTTACTGAGAACAAGAATTTTTAGTGATCTTCTTAGTTGGATTCATTTTTGGGGTTGGCAAATATTTATTGTTTCTACTTGGATTACATTTTTATTAGGAATTAATACAAGTAAAGAATATGCTGAACATGAATGGCCTATAGATATTGTATTATTTTTAATTTGGATTGTTTATGGAATAAATATGATAGGTAGTATTTTAAAAAGAAGAATAAAACATTTATATGTTAGTATTTGGTTTTTATTAGGAACATGGGTTGCGGTTGCAATGCTACATGTATTTAATAATCTTGAATTACCTATATCTCTTTTATCCTTCAAAAGTTATTCTATATATGCTGGAGTTCAAGATGCATTAATGCAATGGTGGTATGGGCATAATGCTGTAGCTTTTATTTTAACTACTCCTATACTAGGACTTATGTATTATTTTGTTCCAAAAGCATCAAATCAACCTATTTTTTCTTATAAATTATCTATTATTCATTTTTGGTCTTTAATATTTATATATATATGGGCTGGCCCTCATCATTTAATGTACACATCATTACCTAATTGGGCTCAAATGTTGGGGACTATTTTTTCCATAATGTTAATTGCTCCTTCTTGGGGTGGAATGTTAAATGGATTATTAACATTGAGAGGTGCATTTGAAAAAATGAAAAAAGATCCTGTATTAAAATTTTTTTTAGTTGGGATAACTTGTTATGGTATGGCAACATTCGAAGGACCTATGTTGGCAACTAAAACATTAAATTCAATAGGTCACTTTACTGATTGGGTAATTGGACATGTACATTTAGGTACTTTAGGTTGGAATGGATTTATGGCTTTTGGTATTATCTATTGGATAGTACAAAAAATGTGGAATACGAAATTATATTCTGTATCATTAGCTAATTTTCATTTTTGGTTAGGTCTTATTGGAATTATTCTTTACATTTTTCCAATGTATATTGGTGCAGTATTACAATCTATGATGTGGAAAAAATTTAACCCTGATGGAACTCTATATTATAAAAATTTCTTAGATTCTGTTTTAGCTATTATTCCTTTTTACAAAATAAGATTTATAGGTGGATTTACTTATTTTATTGGATTTTTGCTAATGATATATAACATTTTTAAAACTATTAAAAGTGGATATTTTATTAACAATGAAAAGTTCCAATATAATCTTTTTGATAAAGAAAAAAATAATAGTGAAAATATTAACAGCTGGCATAGTTGGTTAGAGAAAAAACCAATACAATTTACTATATTTTCTTTTATTGCTGTTGCAATTGGAGGATTCATAGAAATAGTCCCTACTATAATAATTAAATCTAATGTTCCTACTATACATAGTGTAAAACCTTATTCAGCTCTAGAATTAGAAGGAAGAGATCTCTTTGTAAGAGAAGGGTGTAATGGATGTCATAGTGCACAAGTCCGTCCATTTAGAGATGAAGTTGTTCGTTATGGTGAATATTCTAAAGCTGGTGAATTTGTATATGATCATCCTTTTTTATGGGGATCTAAACGTACAGGTCCTGATTTAGCACGAGAAGGAGGTAAAAATCCAAGTTCTTGGCATTATAATCATATGTTAAATCCTAGATCTACTTCTCCTGGGTCCATAATGCCTAGATATCCATGGATAATTTACAATAAATTAAATAGATATAATACAGAAAAAAAGATAAAAGCTATGATTAAATTAGGTGTTCCATATACAATGGAATATATAAAAAATATTAATAAAAATATGGATGAACAAGCAAAAAAAATAGTTCTTGAAATATATGAAGAATATCCAAATTTAAAAGAAGAGATAAAAAAACAAAAAATAACAGAAAAAGAAAAATTTATTCCATTAGAAAAAAGAGAAATTATAGCATTGATTTCTTATTTACAACGTTTAGGTAAAGATATAAAATCTTTTAATAAAAATTAG
- a CDS encoding cbb3-type cytochrome c oxidase N-terminal domain-containing protein, protein MNRYKIPYFIIIPFILSVIWFIFYTFLKSYDHINYITHPITIYFFLINTILLIVLESINNLIFKIRLKSFSYKERKNILEKKEGNYFYSLYKFIFFDPKKINKEIKKIDHGFDVIIELDNKLPIWWIHLFYTTFIFSSIYFFSYLFMDFSNPYKEYDISYRKQLKEIEIFEKNVPQATIENSIFKKYLVNDGKLLFKENCATCHKSDGSGNIGPNLTDEYWINKVEKDLYKNIFYIIWNGSEKNPAMRPFGKSKEIKGNDIEKISSYVYFINRIDKKPLIHKSPQGEKILEWSKGI, encoded by the coding sequence ATGAATAGGTATAAAATTCCTTATTTTATAATAATACCTTTTATTTTATCTGTTATATGGTTTATATTTTATACTTTTTTAAAAAGTTATGATCATATAAATTATATAACTCATCCTATAACTATATATTTTTTCTTAATAAATACAATATTATTAATTGTTTTAGAATCTATAAATAATTTAATTTTTAAAATTAGATTAAAATCTTTCTCTTATAAAGAAAGAAAGAACATTTTAGAAAAAAAAGAGGGGAATTATTTTTATTCTCTTTACAAATTTATTTTTTTTGATCCTAAAAAAATAAATAAAGAAATTAAAAAAATAGACCATGGATTTGATGTAATTATAGAATTAGATAATAAATTACCAATTTGGTGGATACATCTTTTTTATACTACTTTTATTTTTTCTAGTATTTATTTTTTTTCTTATTTATTTATGGATTTTTCAAATCCATATAAAGAATATGATATTTCTTATAGAAAACAATTAAAAGAAATAGAAATTTTTGAAAAAAATGTTCCTCAAGCGACAATAGAAAATTCTATTTTTAAAAAATATTTAGTAAATGACGGAAAATTACTTTTTAAAGAAAATTGCGCTACTTGTCATAAATCAGATGGAAGTGGGAACATAGGCCCAAACTTAACAGATGAATACTGGATAAATAAAGTAGAAAAAGATTTGTATAAAAATATATTTTATATAATATGGAATGGAAGTGAAAAAAATCCCGCTATGCGCCCTTTTGGAAAATCGAAAGAAATAAAAGGAAATGATATTGAAAAAATATCGAGTTATGTTTATTTTATAAATAGAATAGATAAAAAACCATTAATACATAAATCTCCTCAAGGAGAAAAAATTTTAGAATGGAGTAAAGGAATATAA
- a CDS encoding FixH family protein has protein sequence MRIKFNWFIGVTLSIILFIIFVVFIAFILPIIFPNVKSQLISNEYYKEEIKYQEIINEKKNTIKFPNRIKVLISKNGIITTFPLDKGNVVHGVLTLLRFSSNKLDIKKNFYFIKFFEKRLFISKNELKKGYYKLIIRFVSDRKYFFEKDLFWK, from the coding sequence ATGAGGATAAAATTTAATTGGTTTATAGGAGTAACATTATCCATTATCTTATTTATAATTTTTGTTGTATTCATAGCTTTTATTTTACCAATTATTTTTCCAAATGTAAAAAGTCAATTGATATCAAACGAATATTACAAAGAAGAAATTAAATATCAAGAAATAATAAATGAGAAAAAAAATACAATTAAATTCCCTAATAGAATAAAAGTCCTTATTTCAAAAAATGGTATTATTACAACATTTCCTTTAGATAAAGGAAATGTTGTACATGGAGTTTTAACTTTACTAAGATTTTCTTCTAATAAACTAGATATTAAAAAAAATTTTTACTTTATTAAATTTTTTGAAAAGAGGTTATTTATTTCAAAAAATGAATTGAAAAAAGGATATTATAAATTGATAATTAGATTTGTATCGGATAGAAAATATTTTTTTGAAAAAGATTTATTTTGGAAATAA
- a CDS encoding NADP-dependent malic enzyme gives MKKKINNLREESLNYHSEFPSGKIQISPTKKYDNQRDLSLAYSPGVAEPCKEIAISPINAYKYTSKGNLVAVITNGTAVLGLGNIGALASKPVMEGKALLFKIFSDIDVFDIEINESNTDKFIEIVKSLSPTFGGINLEDIKAPEAFEIERRLQEELEIPVMHDDQHGTAIISGAALLNAIYYVKKNINNIKVVVNGAGAAAISCTRIYKKLGVNRKNILMFDSKGLLHFSRNDLNDEKKEFCVNVYPIQRLEQAIKNADVFIGLSTGGILTTKMLKSMAKNPIVFAMANPEPEIDYNLAVKIRPDIIMATGRSDYPNQVNNVLGFPYIFRGALDVQASVINDEMKLAAIHAIASLAKETVPEQVNIVYNKKNISFGKEYIIPKPFDNRLISRVSPAVAKAAMESGVAKNPILDWNSYKEKLLDRMGFESKILRMIQNRAKTDPKKIVFCNGEEYDIIKSVQILNEEGIIHDPIVLGNETRIKKIIKENKLNIELNIIDPEKEENRKKVECYATMFWKKRNRKGITLYDSKIRMRTIDYFGAMMVDQKEADAVITGYSRNFSLSLRPMLEVIGSSNSIRKIAGMMILLSKKGPLFLADTAVIPDPNSEELARIAIMAASVVKWFDIEPHIAMLSFQNFSSNSKISCKMSKTVSFLHKKYPNLIVDGELQPDFALNEFLLSSKFPFSKLVKKKANIFIFPNLESGNLTYKFIRGLGDVKIIGPVMLGMRKPVHVMQMQSSIEEIVNLSTIAVIDAQLRKN, from the coding sequence ATGAAGAAAAAAATAAACAATCTTCGTGAAGAATCGTTGAATTATCATAGTGAATTTCCTTCAGGAAAAATACAAATTTCACCCACAAAAAAATATGATAATCAAAGAGATTTATCTCTTGCTTATTCTCCAGGAGTTGCTGAACCATGTAAAGAAATTGCTATTTCTCCTATAAATGCATACAAATACACTTCTAAAGGAAATCTTGTAGCAGTTATTACTAATGGAACTGCAGTATTAGGTCTTGGAAATATAGGGGCTTTAGCATCTAAACCAGTAATGGAAGGTAAAGCCCTTTTATTTAAAATATTTTCTGATATTGATGTATTTGACATTGAAATTAATGAATCTAATACAGATAAATTTATAGAAATAGTAAAATCATTATCTCCTACTTTTGGAGGTATTAATTTAGAAGATATTAAAGCTCCAGAAGCTTTTGAAATAGAAAGAAGACTACAAGAAGAATTAGAAATTCCAGTAATGCATGATGATCAACATGGAACTGCTATTATTTCAGGAGCAGCATTATTAAATGCAATTTATTATGTAAAAAAAAACATTAATAATATTAAAGTGGTAGTTAATGGAGCTGGTGCTGCAGCTATTTCTTGTACAAGAATATATAAAAAACTTGGAGTTAATCGTAAAAATATTCTTATGTTTGATAGTAAAGGATTATTACACTTTTCTAGAAATGATTTAAATGATGAAAAAAAAGAATTTTGTGTAAATGTTTATCCAATACAAAGATTAGAACAGGCAATTAAAAATGCAGATGTATTTATTGGTTTATCTACAGGTGGGATCCTTACTACTAAAATGTTAAAGAGTATGGCAAAAAATCCTATTGTATTTGCTATGGCTAATCCTGAACCAGAAATAGATTACAATTTAGCAGTAAAAATACGTCCAGATATAATTATGGCAACTGGAAGAAGTGATTATCCTAATCAAGTTAACAATGTATTAGGATTTCCTTATATATTTAGAGGAGCATTGGATGTACAAGCAAGTGTTATTAACGATGAAATGAAATTAGCTGCTATACATGCAATAGCATCTTTAGCAAAAGAAACTGTTCCAGAACAGGTTAATATTGTTTATAATAAAAAAAATATTTCTTTTGGAAAAGAATATATAATTCCAAAACCTTTTGATAATAGATTGATATCCCGTGTATCCCCAGCTGTTGCTAAAGCCGCTATGGAATCTGGAGTAGCAAAAAATCCTATATTAGATTGGAATTCATATAAAGAAAAATTACTTGATAGAATGGGTTTTGAAAGTAAAATTCTTAGAATGATTCAAAATAGGGCAAAAACAGATCCTAAAAAAATTGTGTTTTGTAATGGAGAAGAATATGATATTATTAAATCAGTACAAATTCTTAACGAAGAAGGTATTATTCATGATCCTATAGTTTTAGGGAACGAAACACGTATAAAAAAAATAATAAAAGAAAATAAATTAAACATTGAACTAAACATTATAGATCCGGAAAAAGAAGAAAATAGAAAAAAAGTAGAATGTTATGCAACAATGTTTTGGAAAAAAAGAAATAGAAAAGGTATAACTTTATATGATTCTAAAATACGTATGAGGACTATTGACTATTTTGGTGCAATGATGGTTGATCAAAAAGAAGCAGATGCAGTAATTACAGGTTACTCTAGGAATTTTTCATTAAGTTTACGTCCTATGTTAGAAGTTATAGGTAGTTCAAATTCAATTCGTAAAATAGCAGGTATGATGATTTTACTATCTAAAAAGGGGCCATTATTTTTAGCAGATACAGCTGTAATACCAGATCCTAATAGTGAAGAATTAGCAAGAATAGCCATTATGGCAGCTAGTGTAGTAAAATGGTTTGATATAGAACCACATATAGCAATGCTTTCTTTTCAAAATTTTTCTTCAAATTCAAAAATATCATGTAAAATGTCAAAAACAGTTTCATTCTTGCATAAAAAATATCCTAATCTTATAGTAGATGGAGAGTTACAACCTGATTTTGCTTTAAATGAATTTTTATTATCTAGTAAGTTTCCTTTTTCAAAACTTGTAAAGAAAAAAGCAAATATATTTATTTTTCCTAATCTTGAATCAGGAAACTTAACATATAAATTTATTAGAGGGTTAGGAGATGTTAAGATAATAGGACCTGTAATGCTAGGAATGAGAAAACCAGTTCATGTAATGCAAATGCAATCTAGTATAGAAGAAATTGTAAATCTATCTACTATAGCTGTAATTGATGCCCAACTCAGAAAAAACTAA